In Planifilum fulgidum, a single window of DNA contains:
- a CDS encoding DNA-3-methyladenine glycosylase family protein: MKRMMREVHLPRRLRSVVWFMETLRIKPRPPFSFERTVRRLFHLQKSGYFVRKGILYRTLRAKGRPFVVEIGWQAPFLQFRIHQAVTPEERRELKEQLRRMFSADVDLIPFYRRAEQDELLAPVVRKRKGLRPVLDPTLYECLIKTIISQQLNLAFAGTLIDRLMQLAGERVEFDGESVCVFPTPDRVAALSYEDLTRLKFSRRKAEYVIDISRMVAEGALDLEGLRRRSDEEVMETLLPLRGIGRWTVECLLLFGMGRPDLLPAADIGLRRAVQKVYGLAKRPGEEEVRRIGEAWAPWRSYATFYLWDAITGG; this comes from the coding sequence ATGAAAAGGATGATGCGGGAGGTCCATCTTCCCCGACGGCTTCGATCGGTGGTGTGGTTCATGGAAACCCTTCGGATCAAGCCGCGTCCGCCCTTTTCCTTCGAACGGACGGTCCGGCGGCTTTTTCATCTGCAAAAATCGGGGTATTTTGTGAGGAAGGGCATCCTTTACCGGACCCTTCGCGCGAAGGGGCGACCCTTCGTGGTGGAGATCGGCTGGCAGGCGCCCTTCCTGCAGTTTCGCATTCACCAGGCGGTGACGCCGGAGGAGCGGCGGGAGCTTAAGGAACAACTCCGCCGCATGTTTTCCGCCGATGTGGATTTGATCCCCTTTTACCGCCGGGCGGAGCAGGATGAGCTGCTCGCCCCGGTGGTCCGGAAGCGTAAAGGGCTCCGCCCGGTGCTGGATCCCACCCTGTACGAGTGCCTCATCAAGACGATCATCAGTCAGCAGCTCAATCTCGCCTTCGCCGGCACCCTGATCGACCGCCTGATGCAGTTGGCCGGGGAACGGGTGGAATTTGACGGGGAGTCCGTATGCGTCTTTCCGACGCCGGATCGGGTGGCCGCCCTTTCCTATGAGGATTTGACCCGGCTAAAGTTCAGCCGCCGGAAAGCGGAGTATGTCATCGACATTTCCCGGATGGTGGCGGAAGGTGCGCTGGATCTGGAAGGACTCCGCCGTCGAAGCGACGAAGAGGTGATGGAAACCCTGCTTCCCTTAAGGGGAATCGGCCGGTGGACGGTGGAATGCCTGCTCCTTTTCGGGATGGGTCGCCCGGATTTGCTGCCCGCCGCCGACATCGGACTGCGCAGGGCGGTGCAGAAGGTTTACGGTTTGGCTAAGCGGCCGGGGGAAGAAGAGGTCCGGAGGATCGGGGAGGCCTGGGCGCCCTGGCGCAGTTACGCCACCTTTTATCTGTGGGATGCGATAACGGGAGGTTAG
- a CDS encoding 3D domain-containing protein, with amino-acid sequence MTKRWLISALGLALAVGLTVGGGRDLPRAEAEGSGWATIKVEKGDTVYSIARRFGTDVETVSRMNRLKDPSLIRVGQVLRVPDRKREAESGRKGEARPALLPADYGRDLGEFTLTAYTAGPESTGKSPGHPAYGITSSGAPAVEGVTIAVDPSVIPIGSRVYIEGLGYFVAQDTGSAIKGKRIDVFMNDLEEALQFGVKKGVRVAIVE; translated from the coding sequence ATGACCAAACGCTGGTTGATTTCCGCTCTCGGTTTGGCCTTGGCCGTCGGTTTGACGGTCGGAGGCGGGCGGGATCTGCCCCGGGCGGAGGCCGAAGGAAGCGGATGGGCGACGATCAAGGTGGAGAAGGGGGACACGGTGTACAGCATCGCCCGCCGGTTCGGGACCGATGTGGAAACCGTCTCCCGCATGAACCGGCTAAAGGATCCCTCCTTGATCCGGGTGGGGCAAGTTCTCCGCGTTCCCGACCGGAAGCGGGAGGCGGAAAGCGGGAGGAAAGGGGAGGCCCGGCCCGCCCTGCTGCCGGCGGATTACGGACGGGATCTGGGAGAATTCACCCTGACCGCCTACACCGCCGGTCCGGAGTCCACCGGCAAATCGCCGGGACATCCGGCCTACGGGATCACCTCCAGCGGCGCCCCCGCCGTGGAAGGAGTGACGATTGCCGTCGATCCTTCCGTGATCCCCATCGGTTCCCGGGTGTACATCGAGGGATTGGGTTATTTTGTCGCGCAGGATACCGGAAGCGCCATCAAGGGAAAGCGAATCGACGTGTTTATGAACGATCTGGAGGAAGCGCTGCAGTTCGGCGTGAAGAAGGGCGTTCGCGTGGCGATCGTCGAATGA